The Streptomyces achromogenes genome window below encodes:
- a CDS encoding VOC family protein, translating into MTTDGFTTCLWFDGQAEEAAHFYVSVFKNSTIGAIGRYNEAGPGPAGSVLAVEFTANGQKFVGINGGPQFTFSEAISFQIYCADQAEVDHYWTRLTANGGEPGPCGWLKDRYGVSWQVIPDGLIEMISDPDPEKATRTTKAMYAMGKLDVAALKKAYDGA; encoded by the coding sequence ATGACCACCGACGGATTCACCACGTGTCTCTGGTTCGACGGCCAGGCCGAGGAAGCCGCCCATTTCTACGTCTCGGTCTTCAAGAACTCCACCATCGGCGCCATCGGGCGCTACAACGAGGCCGGCCCCGGTCCGGCCGGATCGGTGCTCGCGGTGGAGTTCACCGCCAACGGGCAGAAGTTCGTCGGCATCAACGGAGGCCCGCAGTTCACCTTCAGTGAGGCGATCTCCTTCCAGATCTACTGCGCGGACCAGGCCGAGGTCGACCACTACTGGACCAGGCTCACCGCGAACGGCGGCGAGCCCGGCCCCTGCGGGTGGCTGAAGGACAGGTACGGCGTGTCCTGGCAGGTCATCCCCGACGGACTGATCGAGATGATCAGCGACCCCGACCCCGAGAAGGCCACCCGCACCACCAAGGCCATGTACGCGATGGGCAAGCTCGACGTCGCCGCCCTGAAGAAGGCCTACGACGGCGCGTAG
- a CDS encoding ATP-dependent Clp protease proteolytic subunit, whose product MTPLTTFAPRAAEGDTAPSRFDDQLAAQLLGQRIVLLGTQVDEVSANRVCAQLLILSAEDPRTDIGLYINSPGGSVHAGLAIYDTMRLIPNDVSTLAMGFAASMGQFLLSVGTAGKRYALPNARVMMHQPSAGIGGTTADIEIQAENLEHTKRTIERITAEHTGQSPQTISRDGDRDRWFTAEEAREYGMVDRVVESLADVRPAAQKRRMGL is encoded by the coding sequence ATGACTCCACTCACCACGTTCGCTCCCCGCGCCGCGGAGGGCGACACCGCGCCCTCCCGCTTCGACGACCAGCTCGCCGCCCAACTGCTCGGCCAGCGCATCGTGCTGCTGGGCACCCAGGTCGACGAGGTGTCCGCGAACCGGGTCTGCGCGCAGCTGCTGATCCTGTCGGCGGAGGACCCGCGCACCGACATCGGCCTGTACATCAACAGCCCCGGCGGATCGGTGCACGCCGGGCTCGCCATCTACGACACGATGCGGCTGATCCCCAACGACGTGTCGACCCTCGCGATGGGATTCGCGGCCAGCATGGGCCAGTTCCTGCTCAGCGTGGGCACGGCCGGCAAGCGGTACGCGCTGCCGAACGCGCGCGTCATGATGCACCAGCCGTCGGCCGGGATCGGCGGCACCACGGCGGACATCGAGATCCAGGCGGAGAACCTGGAGCACACCAAGCGGACCATCGAGCGGATCACCGCCGAGCACACCGGGCAGTCCCCGCAGACCATCTCACGGGACGGCGACCGCGACCGCTGGTTCACGGCCGAGGAGGCCAGGGAGTACGGGATGGTGGACCGGGTCGTGGAGTCCCTCGCGGACGTCCGCCCGGCCGCGCAGAAGCGACGGATGGGGCTGTGA
- a CDS encoding ClpP family protease: protein MGTYTIPNVVERTPQGERSYDVFSRLLAERIIFLGTEIDDGVANVVIAQLLHLEAASPESEISIYLNSPGGSFTSLMAIYDTMTFVRAPISTLCVGQAASTAAVLLAGGDPGRRLVLEHARVLLGQPASGGRQGTVSDLALQAKEMVRIRAQVEEVLARHTGHDVPALRADMDRDKVFTAQEAVAYGLADEVLSRRPPTV, encoded by the coding sequence ATGGGGACCTACACGATTCCGAACGTGGTCGAGCGGACCCCGCAGGGCGAGCGGTCCTACGACGTGTTCAGCCGGCTGCTGGCCGAGCGGATCATCTTCCTCGGCACCGAGATCGACGACGGCGTCGCCAACGTCGTGATCGCGCAGCTCCTGCATCTGGAGGCGGCGTCCCCGGAGAGCGAGATCTCGATCTACCTCAACTCCCCCGGCGGCTCGTTCACCTCGCTGATGGCGATCTACGACACGATGACGTTCGTCCGGGCGCCCATCTCCACCCTCTGCGTCGGGCAGGCCGCGTCGACGGCGGCCGTGCTGCTGGCGGGCGGCGATCCCGGCCGGCGGCTCGTCCTGGAGCACGCGCGCGTGCTGCTCGGACAGCCGGCCAGCGGCGGCCGGCAGGGCACGGTCTCCGATCTCGCCCTGCAGGCCAAGGAGATGGTCCGGATCCGCGCCCAGGTGGAGGAGGTGCTGGCCCGGCACACCGGACACGACGTCCCCGCCCTGCGCGCGGACATGGACCGCGACAAGGTGTTCACCGCGCAGGAGGCGGTCGCGTACGGCCTGGCCGACGAGGTGCTGAGCCGGCGTCCCCCGACGGTGTGA
- a CDS encoding helix-turn-helix domain-containing protein, with the protein MSHQTPNRARVIPLRPSAERPDTAPAVPVPAAAPGTAPRPTPREPLLRDLVGDVLRRERQAQERTLKDVADEARISMPYLSEVERGRKEASSEVLAAAAQALGLSLADLLSRAQGELVRHAGRRPVRSRATTASAYDGLCLAA; encoded by the coding sequence GTGAGCCACCAGACGCCGAACCGAGCCCGCGTGATCCCGCTGCGCCCGTCCGCCGAGCGCCCGGACACCGCCCCCGCCGTCCCCGTGCCCGCCGCGGCGCCCGGGACGGCCCCCAGGCCGACGCCACGGGAACCCCTGCTGCGCGATCTCGTCGGAGACGTCCTGCGCCGTGAACGCCAGGCGCAGGAGCGCACGCTCAAGGACGTCGCCGACGAGGCGCGCATCTCCATGCCGTACCTCTCGGAGGTGGAGCGGGGCCGCAAGGAGGCTTCCTCGGAGGTGCTCGCGGCCGCCGCCCAGGCCCTCGGGCTCAGCCTCGCGGACCTGCTGTCCCGGGCCCAGGGAGAGCTCGTCCGGCACGCCGGCCGCCGCCCAGTGCGGAGCCGGGCGACGACCGCCTCCGCGTACGACGGGCTCTGCCTGGCCGCCTGA
- a CDS encoding ATP-binding protein translates to MIEHLDGAVIPTGFDVPVEPLRRAAHYTGDPGCIAEARAFAAHFVDQLRTEWCATVGDRVCGDVMLVVSELVTNADRHSNGPYILELEGTGASVTVSVYDSSDALPMRYPKDPERVGRHGLEIVHAVAVQVTAERVPVGKRVRAVLSFGPPAR, encoded by the coding sequence ATGATCGAGCATCTGGACGGGGCAGTGATACCGACTGGCTTCGACGTACCCGTGGAACCGCTACGGCGCGCGGCGCACTACACCGGCGACCCCGGCTGCATAGCCGAGGCCCGTGCCTTCGCCGCGCATTTCGTCGACCAGCTCAGGACCGAGTGGTGCGCCACGGTGGGCGACCGCGTGTGCGGTGACGTGATGCTGGTGGTCAGCGAGCTGGTCACCAATGCCGACCGGCACAGCAACGGGCCGTACATTTTGGAGCTGGAGGGCACCGGGGCCTCGGTCACCGTGAGCGTCTACGACAGCAGCGACGCCCTGCCCATGCGCTACCCCAAGGACCCCGAGCGGGTCGGCCGGCACGGTCTGGAGATCGTGCACGCGGTGGCGGTGCAGGTCACCGCGGAGCGGGTGCCGGTCGGCAAGCGGGTCCGCGCGGTGCTCAGCTTCGGACCGCCGGCCCGCTAG
- a CDS encoding DUF6777 domain-containing protein — protein MSVEPPSSGRPSEPPTEPSGRPTGPPSGPLSSGSSQPPQGPPSQPPGGDFGAGGGPPRRPWWRSAPRIALIALAVVAVTALALVLTLPGGGGKSDQAGEVFMQPAGDVGPDPVTTTSTTKTSVPPATVAPSGSAPAGKTVPAVRGGEPGLYGGTRNVASCDVEQQIKALQQAPDKNRAFASVAGIDPAGVPAYLRSLTSVQLRLDTRVTNHGYRDGAATSYQAVLQAGTAVLVDRHGVPRVRCACGNPLTPPVAQQSGYRRTGQSWPAYSPATTVTVMPSTTVIKAFVLYDPDHSHHWFARRPGDDGHKDRPTHPPAHTTPSIIVAPPSSLTSPASPPCVSPSTGATGDATGASPPGCVLPPSSGSSTEAPSSKPPSSESPSSKPPSSEPPSSEPPSSKPPSSEAPAPPSSSSSLSELSSAPGSSLSSGSSLSSLPQ, from the coding sequence GTGAGCGTCGAACCGCCGTCGTCCGGCCGCCCCTCGGAACCGCCCACCGAACCGTCCGGGCGGCCGACCGGGCCGCCCTCCGGTCCGCTGTCCTCGGGTTCGTCGCAGCCGCCCCAGGGGCCGCCCTCCCAGCCGCCCGGCGGCGACTTCGGAGCGGGTGGCGGCCCGCCGCGCCGGCCGTGGTGGAGGTCCGCGCCCCGGATCGCGCTGATCGCCCTGGCCGTCGTGGCCGTCACCGCTCTCGCCCTCGTGCTGACCCTGCCCGGCGGCGGCGGCAAGTCCGACCAGGCCGGTGAGGTGTTCATGCAGCCGGCCGGCGACGTCGGCCCGGACCCGGTGACCACGACCTCCACGACGAAGACGTCCGTCCCGCCCGCCACGGTCGCCCCGTCGGGATCCGCCCCGGCCGGGAAGACCGTGCCCGCCGTCCGTGGCGGCGAGCCCGGACTGTACGGCGGCACCCGCAACGTCGCCAGCTGCGACGTGGAGCAGCAGATCAAGGCCCTCCAGCAGGCGCCCGACAAGAACAGGGCGTTCGCCTCGGTGGCCGGGATCGACCCGGCCGGCGTCCCCGCCTACCTGCGTTCGCTCACCTCGGTGCAGCTGCGCCTGGACACCCGGGTCACCAACCACGGGTACCGCGACGGCGCCGCCACCTCCTACCAGGCCGTTCTGCAGGCCGGCACGGCCGTCCTGGTCGACCGGCACGGCGTGCCCCGGGTGCGCTGCGCCTGCGGCAACCCGCTGACCCCGCCCGTCGCCCAGCAGAGCGGCTACCGGCGGACCGGCCAGTCGTGGCCGGCGTACAGCCCCGCGACCACCGTCACGGTCATGCCCTCGACGACCGTGATCAAGGCCTTCGTCCTCTACGACCCCGACCACTCCCACCACTGGTTCGCCCGGCGGCCGGGCGACGACGGGCACAAGGACCGGCCCACGCACCCGCCGGCGCACACGACGCCGTCCATCATCGTCGCCCCGCCGAGCTCCCTGACCAGTCCCGCGTCCCCGCCGTGCGTGTCGCCGTCGACCGGCGCGACCGGTGACGCGACCGGCGCCAGCCCGCCGGGATGCGTCCTGCCGCCGTCGTCCGGCTCGTCCACCGAGGCGCCGTCCTCTAAGCCGCCGTCCTCCGAATCCCCGAGCTCGAAACCGCCGTCCTCCGAGCCGCCGAGTTCCGAGCCGCCGTCCTCGAAGCCGCCGTCGTCCGAAGCGCCGGCGCCGCCCTCCTCGTCGAGCTCGCTGTCCGAGCTGTCGAGCGCGCCCGGCAGCTCCCTGTCCTCGGGCAGCTCCCTGTCCTCGCTGCCCCAATAG
- a CDS encoding streptophobe family protein, producing the protein MSAHTPHDQARFPAHGWGRAVVTALAGLIAMGVTAALGLWAAGAADLPEGAFPRVVAATVVTAVGGTVELVGDAGGLAETEAGLTVIPLSVTLVGALVVGAGFLWPLRHRAVAGAGELAGWAARIAVVWVLGLLGLSFAARQTFKVSLGDGTLSDLGDLFDVGPEVGFTTDVAPTVAVGLLWLAGVLVLALLVARGAPLPARLLRFQEPVRPAAHAMVVLLLACVALGFVVALVVAATRGHAAQTLAVILLGLPNLVWLMFTVGLGATWDGRVEGPFGLPMPHVLDQVLRGKETARLDLGALAAYDGRVWWLVVVDAVLLLGAGFLLAAHSPPDMPAWRHALHMAVALVLTVLMICLVGRVAAHYGLSVLGLGDLGGNLSGELFLRPRLWSALGLAALWGLVTGFLGALLAGLVRRRRTPPPPR; encoded by the coding sequence GTGAGTGCGCACACCCCCCACGACCAGGCACGATTCCCGGCGCACGGCTGGGGGCGCGCGGTCGTCACAGCGTTGGCCGGGCTGATCGCCATGGGCGTGACGGCCGCACTGGGACTGTGGGCGGCCGGCGCCGCGGACCTGCCCGAGGGCGCCTTCCCCCGGGTGGTCGCGGCCACCGTCGTCACGGCCGTCGGCGGCACGGTCGAGCTCGTCGGCGACGCGGGCGGCCTCGCCGAGACCGAGGCCGGCCTGACGGTGATCCCGCTCTCCGTGACCCTCGTCGGAGCGCTCGTCGTCGGCGCCGGATTCCTGTGGCCGCTGCGGCACCGGGCGGTGGCCGGCGCCGGCGAGCTGGCCGGCTGGGCGGCCCGGATCGCCGTCGTGTGGGTGCTCGGGCTGCTCGGCCTGTCGTTCGCCGCCCGCCAGACCTTCAAGGTCTCCCTCGGCGACGGCACGCTGAGCGACCTGGGCGACCTGTTCGACGTCGGTCCCGAGGTCGGCTTCACGACGGACGTGGCGCCGACGGTCGCGGTCGGACTGCTGTGGCTGGCCGGTGTGCTGGTGCTGGCCCTGCTGGTCGCGCGCGGAGCGCCGCTGCCGGCCCGGCTGCTGCGTTTCCAGGAGCCGGTGCGGCCGGCCGCGCACGCGATGGTCGTGCTGCTGCTGGCCTGCGTCGCCCTGGGATTCGTCGTCGCGCTCGTCGTCGCGGCGACGCGTGGGCACGCCGCCCAGACCCTCGCGGTCATCCTGCTCGGCCTGCCCAACCTGGTGTGGCTGATGTTCACCGTCGGACTGGGCGCCACCTGGGACGGCCGGGTGGAGGGCCCCTTCGGGCTGCCGATGCCGCATGTGCTGGACCAGGTGCTGCGCGGCAAGGAGACCGCGCGGCTCGACCTCGGCGCCCTCGCCGCGTACGACGGCCGGGTCTGGTGGCTCGTCGTGGTGGACGCGGTCCTGCTGCTGGGGGCCGGGTTCCTGCTGGCGGCGCACTCACCGCCGGACATGCCGGCCTGGCGGCACGCCCTGCACATGGCCGTCGCGCTGGTGCTCACGGTGCTGATGATCTGCCTGGTCGGCCGGGTCGCCGCGCACTACGGCCTGTCCGTGCTCGGGCTCGGCGACCTCGGCGGCAACCTGTCCGGCGAGCTGTTCCTGCGGCCCCGCCTGTGGTCGGCGCTGGGCCTGGCCGCGTTGTGGGGCCTGGTCACCGGGTTCCTGGGCGCCCTCCTGGCGGGCCTGGTCCGCCGCCGGAGAACGCCGCCCCCGCCGCGCTGA
- a CDS encoding serine/threonine-protein kinase, which produces MPHTTSPFSGRPSELVGRQLAGYRIEREIGRGGMAVVYRAHDLRLDRTVALKLLAPELARNDVFRKRFTHESRAAAAIDHPHIVPVFEADETDGVLYIAMRYVEGSDLRHLLDRQGPLPLAKAVRIAAQIASALDAAHEHGLVHRDVKPGNILVARGTDTDHPEHAYLTDFGLTKKSLSLTGFTTVGQFVGTLDYVSPEQISGRPVDGRCDVYGFACVVYECLAGRPPFLRDDDMALLWAHQNAEPPALTQTRPDLPPHVDGVFVRALAKSPDDRQDTCGAFVAELRSTAGGAHRAAHPPTERVDTLPPAPEPPLWARPVFGGRP; this is translated from the coding sequence ATGCCGCACACGACCAGCCCGTTCTCCGGCCGCCCCTCCGAACTGGTCGGCCGGCAGCTGGCCGGCTACCGCATCGAGCGGGAGATCGGCCGCGGCGGCATGGCCGTCGTCTACCGCGCCCACGACCTGCGCCTGGACCGGACGGTCGCGCTCAAGCTGCTCGCCCCGGAGCTGGCCCGCAACGACGTCTTCCGCAAGCGGTTCACGCATGAGTCGCGGGCTGCCGCGGCGATCGACCACCCGCACATCGTGCCCGTCTTCGAGGCGGACGAGACCGACGGCGTGCTGTACATCGCGATGCGCTACGTCGAGGGCAGCGACCTGCGCCATCTGCTCGACCGGCAGGGTCCGCTGCCGCTCGCGAAGGCCGTCCGCATCGCCGCGCAGATCGCCTCGGCGCTGGACGCCGCCCACGAGCACGGGCTCGTGCACCGGGACGTCAAGCCCGGCAACATCCTGGTGGCCAGGGGCACCGACACCGACCACCCCGAGCACGCCTACCTCACCGACTTCGGGCTGACGAAGAAGTCGCTGTCGCTGACCGGGTTCACCACGGTCGGCCAGTTCGTCGGCACGCTCGACTACGTCTCGCCCGAGCAGATCTCGGGCCGCCCCGTCGACGGCCGCTGTGACGTCTACGGTTTCGCCTGCGTCGTCTACGAGTGCCTCGCGGGCCGCCCGCCGTTCCTCCGCGACGACGACATGGCGCTGCTGTGGGCCCACCAGAACGCCGAACCGCCGGCCCTGACGCAGACCCGGCCCGACCTGCCACCGCACGTCGACGGGGTGTTCGTCCGGGCTCTCGCGAAGAGCCCGGACGACCGTCAGGACACCTGCGGCGCGTTCGTCGCCGAGCTGAGGTCGACGGCGGGCGGCGCGCACCGGGCGGCTCACCCGCCGACGGAGCGGGTCGACACCCTGCCGCCGGCCCCGGAGCCTCCGCTCTGGGCACGGCCGGTGTTCGGCGGCCGGCCCTGA
- a CDS encoding ABC transporter ATP-binding protein/permease: MTERPVSSTAPELVLETEAGSTLLVPGHDYRLGRDPESDIVIDDSRVSWHHAVLRPDGDHWTLEDDHSTNGTYADGRQIHEWGVGPGSVIRFGSPSDGPRVVLSGLAPVPPERPSAVSMPALTGTFRQPTNVRPLLPRTVRIGRAADNDLVVDDLVVSRRHAELRALPDGGHEIVDLGSHNGTYLNGLPVERAPAGPGDIVGIGHSAFCLVGDQLQEYVDTGEISLDVQDLTVTVDHGRKVLLDHVSFPVGEKCLLAVVGPSGAGKSTLLGALTGQRPADHGTVVYDGRDLYRDYAELRQRIGLVPQDDILHAQLTVRSALAYAAELRFPQDTAKAERRDRVEEVIRELGLQERADQPVHSLSGGQRKRVSVALELLTKPSLLFLDEPTSGLDPGMDRSVMHMLRGLADDGRTVIVVTHSVLSLDVCDRLLVLAPGGKVAYYGPPEDALAFFGFEQWPEAFEAFERDQDRDWAGEYRDSPSRRRYVLDDSEQPRLPRSGPVIMLPPPRPRSRSAQVGTLVRRYTAALAADRTFLAIMIALPFVMGVMARALAGGELTRDTAMNALLILCVGGVLTGAANAVRELVKERVIYQRERAVGLSRSAYLMSKVVVLGTVTVVQAVVLTLVALLGVDLHAPGGKGVLMPPLIEITVAVALLSFTAMMLGLLVSALVRKEEVTMPLLVLLAIVQVVFCGALLQLSGVPGLDQLSWLVPSRWALGAMAGTIGLSRIVPGDLTGDPLFEHSAGVWLLDVGMLLVLSAAFGFLVSRLLRRHEPAVMRK; encoded by the coding sequence ATGACGGAGCGGCCGGTCTCCTCGACTGCGCCCGAACTCGTGCTGGAGACCGAGGCGGGCTCCACTCTGCTGGTCCCGGGCCACGACTACCGCCTCGGGCGGGACCCGGAGAGCGACATCGTCATCGACGACAGCCGCGTCTCCTGGCACCACGCGGTGCTGCGCCCCGACGGCGACCACTGGACCCTCGAGGACGACCACAGCACCAACGGCACCTACGCCGACGGCCGCCAGATCCACGAGTGGGGTGTGGGCCCCGGCAGCGTGATCCGCTTCGGCAGCCCGTCCGACGGCCCCCGCGTCGTCCTGTCCGGCCTGGCGCCGGTGCCGCCCGAGCGGCCGTCGGCCGTCTCCATGCCCGCTCTGACAGGCACCTTCCGGCAGCCCACCAACGTCCGGCCGCTGCTCCCGCGCACCGTGCGCATCGGCCGCGCCGCCGACAACGACCTCGTCGTCGACGACCTCGTCGTCTCGCGCCGGCACGCCGAACTGCGCGCGCTGCCCGACGGCGGCCACGAGATCGTCGACCTCGGCAGCCACAACGGCACCTACCTCAACGGGCTGCCCGTCGAGCGTGCCCCGGCCGGCCCCGGCGACATCGTCGGCATCGGCCACTCGGCGTTCTGCCTGGTCGGCGACCAGCTCCAGGAGTACGTCGACACCGGCGAGATCTCCCTCGACGTGCAGGACCTGACGGTCACCGTCGACCACGGCCGCAAGGTGCTCCTCGACCACGTGTCGTTCCCGGTGGGGGAGAAATGCCTGCTCGCCGTCGTCGGACCCAGCGGCGCGGGCAAGTCCACACTGCTCGGCGCCCTCACCGGCCAGCGCCCCGCCGACCACGGCACCGTGGTCTACGACGGCCGCGACCTCTACCGCGACTACGCCGAGCTGCGCCAGCGCATCGGCCTCGTCCCGCAGGACGACATCCTGCACGCCCAGTTGACCGTGCGCAGCGCCCTCGCCTACGCCGCCGAACTGCGCTTCCCGCAGGACACCGCCAAGGCGGAGCGCCGCGACCGGGTCGAGGAGGTGATCCGGGAACTCGGCCTCCAGGAACGCGCCGACCAGCCCGTGCACAGCCTCTCCGGCGGGCAGCGCAAACGCGTCAGCGTCGCACTGGAACTGCTCACCAAGCCCTCGCTGCTCTTCCTCGACGAGCCGACGTCCGGCCTCGACCCCGGCATGGACCGCTCGGTGATGCACATGCTGCGCGGCCTCGCCGACGACGGCCGCACCGTCATCGTCGTCACGCACAGCGTCCTCAGCCTCGACGTCTGCGACCGGCTGCTGGTGCTCGCGCCCGGCGGCAAGGTCGCCTACTACGGGCCGCCCGAGGACGCGCTCGCCTTCTTCGGCTTCGAGCAGTGGCCCGAGGCCTTCGAGGCCTTCGAACGCGACCAGGACCGGGACTGGGCGGGGGAGTACCGCGACTCGCCGTCGCGCCGGCGCTACGTCCTCGACGACAGCGAACAGCCCCGGCTGCCCCGCTCCGGACCGGTGATCATGCTGCCGCCGCCGCGGCCCCGCAGCCGGAGCGCCCAGGTCGGCACCCTGGTGCGCCGCTACACCGCCGCACTCGCCGCCGACCGCACCTTCCTCGCGATCATGATCGCCCTGCCGTTCGTCATGGGCGTCATGGCCCGGGCCCTCGCGGGCGGCGAGCTCACCCGGGACACCGCGATGAACGCGCTGCTCATCCTGTGCGTGGGCGGAGTCCTGACCGGAGCCGCCAACGCGGTGCGCGAACTCGTCAAGGAACGCGTGATCTACCAGCGCGAACGCGCCGTGGGCCTGTCCAGATCGGCGTACCTGATGTCCAAGGTGGTGGTGCTGGGCACGGTGACCGTCGTGCAGGCGGTGGTCCTCACGCTCGTCGCCCTGCTCGGCGTCGACCTGCACGCGCCCGGCGGCAAGGGCGTGCTGATGCCGCCCCTTATCGAGATCACCGTCGCCGTGGCGCTGCTGTCCTTCACCGCGATGATGCTCGGGCTCCTGGTGTCCGCGCTGGTGCGCAAGGAGGAGGTGACGATGCCGCTGCTGGTGCTGCTCGCCATCGTCCAGGTGGTCTTCTGCGGGGCGCTGCTGCAACTGAGCGGTGTGCCCGGCCTGGACCAGCTGTCGTGGCTGGTGCCCTCGCGGTGGGCGCTCGGCGCGATGGCCGGCACCATCGGGCTCTCCCGGATCGTGCCCGGCGACCTCACCGGCGACCCGCTGTTCGAGCACTCGGCCGGTGTGTGGCTGCTCGACGTGGGCATGCTGCTCGTGCTTTCGGCGGCCTTCGGATTCCTCGTCTCCCGGCTGCTGCGCCGGCACGAGCCCGCGGTGATGCGGAAGTAG
- a CDS encoding nuclear transport factor 2 family protein produces MSANTERYENAVARYFEAWNAREPEALAKAVAAAWAVRGTYTDPLADVRGHEEIAAVVAAAHARFPGFLFRLSGAVDGHHDTARFSWELVSEAGGAAPVAGSDVITLDAQDRITSVLGFLDRVPAGA; encoded by the coding sequence ATGTCCGCGAACACCGAACGCTACGAGAACGCCGTCGCCCGCTACTTCGAGGCCTGGAACGCACGGGAGCCCGAGGCGCTGGCGAAGGCCGTCGCCGCCGCGTGGGCCGTGCGGGGCACGTACACCGACCCCCTCGCCGACGTCCGCGGCCACGAGGAGATCGCGGCCGTGGTCGCGGCGGCGCACGCCCGGTTCCCGGGCTTCCTCTTCCGGCTCTCCGGCGCGGTCGACGGCCACCACGACACGGCCCGGTTCTCCTGGGAGCTGGTGAGCGAGGCCGGGGGCGCCGCCCCGGTGGCCGGATCCGACGTCATCACGCTGGACGCGCAGGATCGGATCACGTCCGTCCTGGGGTTCCTGGACCGCGTGCCGGCCGGAGCCTGA
- the mgrA gene encoding L-glyceraldehyde 3-phosphate reductase, with the protein MYTAHPDRYADMPYRRTGRSGLKLPALSLGLWHNFGPDRPVETQRAILRRAFDLGITHFDLANNYGPPPGAAESALGEFLRTDFAPYRDELVISTKAGYLMWPGPYGEWGSRKYVLSSLDQSLKRMGLDYVDVFYSHRPDPETPLEETMGALHSAVQQGKALYVGVSNYSAEQTREAARILGELGTPLLIHQPRYSMLDRRPESEGLLDALDELQVGSIVFSPLEQGLLSGRYLNGIPEDSRAASDSPFLKSEAVTEELVGKLRALDDIAKSRGQSLAQLALAWVLRGGRVTSALVGASSARQIEDSVGALSRLDFEAQELTRIDAVING; encoded by the coding sequence TTGTACACCGCACACCCCGACCGTTACGCGGACATGCCCTACCGGCGCACCGGACGCAGCGGCCTGAAGCTTCCCGCGCTGTCGCTCGGTCTGTGGCACAACTTCGGCCCGGACCGCCCCGTCGAGACGCAGCGGGCCATCCTGCGCCGCGCCTTCGACCTCGGCATCACCCACTTCGACCTGGCCAACAACTACGGTCCGCCGCCCGGCGCGGCCGAGTCCGCCCTCGGTGAGTTCCTCCGGACCGACTTCGCGCCGTACCGCGACGAGCTGGTGATCTCCACCAAGGCGGGCTACCTGATGTGGCCCGGCCCGTACGGCGAGTGGGGCTCGCGCAAGTACGTGCTGTCGTCGCTGGACCAGAGCCTGAAGCGGATGGGTCTGGACTACGTGGACGTCTTCTACTCGCACCGTCCGGACCCGGAGACTCCGCTGGAGGAGACGATGGGCGCCCTGCACTCGGCGGTCCAGCAGGGCAAGGCGCTGTACGTCGGCGTCTCCAACTACTCGGCGGAGCAGACCCGGGAGGCGGCCCGGATCCTCGGTGAACTGGGCACCCCGCTCCTCATCCACCAGCCGCGCTACTCGATGCTCGACCGCCGCCCGGAGAGCGAGGGCCTGCTGGACGCCCTGGACGAGCTCCAGGTCGGGTCGATCGTGTTCTCGCCGCTGGAGCAGGGACTGCTGAGCGGCCGCTATCTGAACGGCATCCCGGAGGACTCGCGGGCGGCGAGCGACAGCCCGTTTTTGAAGTCAGAGGCCGTCACCGAGGAACTCGTCGGCAAGCTGCGCGCCCTCGACGACATCGCCAAGTCCCGCGGCCAGTCCCTCGCCCAGCTCGCGCTCGCCTGGGTGCTGCGCGGCGGCCGGGTGACCTCCGCGCTCGTGGGCGCGAGCAGCGCCCGCCAGATCGAGGACAGCGTCGGCGCGCTTTCCCGCCTGGACTTCGAGGCCCAGGAGCTGACCCGGATCGACGCGGTGATCAACGGCTGA